In Ruminococcaceae bacterium BL-6, a genomic segment contains:
- the mltG gene encoding Endolytic murein transglycosylase, producing MEDDRKGRRPEDGASGGEHPDGRAENFRLHIRDDGLFDDGAELSSEEKGDSPDERDVLHSYSSPRTRQALEAEQLRAKKEAERAHRIRSREKGRKNRRLFRVVWVSMVVILGLAVGQYLVSGFGDMLAVNRNKVSVTVEIPQNASTEKIADILYANGVIEKRDFFRLYSKMTKADGSYSQGTFHIDTNLDYEAIINYLQSEANRVDTVKITFQEGLNLRETAELLEKNGVCTEEDVLKAASSKDFENYDLVSAVTNDKDRYYLLEGYLFPDTYDFYKNEDPKQALGKMISNCSKKMTQSIREQAQKQGMSLDQVLNLASIIQAESADKEDMKKVSSVLQNRLKNGAKTGTLQLGCDSTVYYPYRQKTQVPEKERETYVSRYDTYQITGLPPGPICNPGLDAINAALNPADTDYYYFCHSKDGKAYYAKTAAQHEKNLKKAGLTQ from the coding sequence ATGGAAGACGACAGAAAGGGACGCCGCCCGGAGGATGGCGCTTCCGGCGGAGAGCATCCGGACGGCAGGGCGGAAAACTTCCGGCTCCATATCAGGGATGACGGCCTGTTCGACGATGGCGCCGAGCTTTCCAGCGAGGAAAAAGGGGATTCCCCGGACGAAAGGGATGTCCTGCACAGCTACAGCAGCCCCCGGACGCGTCAGGCGCTGGAAGCGGAGCAGCTCCGCGCCAAAAAAGAGGCGGAGCGGGCGCACCGGATCCGCAGCCGCGAAAAGGGGAGAAAGAACCGGCGCCTGTTTCGGGTGGTCTGGGTCTCGATGGTGGTGATCCTCGGCCTTGCGGTGGGGCAGTACCTGGTTTCCGGCTTCGGCGACATGCTGGCAGTCAATCGGAACAAGGTCAGCGTGACGGTGGAAATCCCCCAAAACGCCTCGACGGAAAAGATCGCCGATATCCTTTACGCGAACGGCGTGATCGAAAAGCGGGATTTTTTCCGGCTTTATTCCAAAATGACGAAAGCCGACGGCAGTTACAGCCAGGGGACTTTCCATATCGACACCAATCTGGATTACGAGGCGATTATCAATTACCTTCAGTCGGAAGCGAATCGTGTGGACACGGTGAAGATCACGTTCCAGGAGGGCCTGAACCTGCGGGAAACGGCCGAGCTTCTGGAAAAGAACGGGGTCTGCACCGAAGAGGACGTCCTGAAGGCTGCCTCTTCGAAGGACTTTGAAAATTACGATCTGGTCAGCGCGGTCACGAACGACAAGGACCGCTATTACCTGCTCGAGGGCTATCTTTTCCCCGACACCTATGATTTCTACAAAAACGAGGACCCCAAGCAGGCGCTCGGGAAAATGATCAGCAACTGCAGCAAAAAGATGACCCAGAGCATCCGGGAACAGGCGCAGAAGCAGGGGATGAGCCTGGACCAGGTGCTGAACCTCGCCTCCATCATCCAGGCGGAATCGGCCGACAAGGAAGATATGAAGAAGGTCTCATCCGTTCTGCAGAACCGCCTGAAAAACGGCGCGAAAACCGGCACCCTGCAGCTTGGCTGCGATTCCACCGTCTATTATCCTTACCGGCAGAAAACACAGGTTCCGGAAAAAGAGCGCGAGACCTACGTCAGCCGGTACGACACCTATCAGATCACGGGCCTCCCGCCGGGGCCGATCTGCAACCCCGGCCTTGACGCGATCAACGCCGCCCTGAACCCGGCGGACACGGACTATTATTATTTCTGCCATTCGAAGGACGGAAAGGCGTATTATGCAAAGACGGCGGCGCAGCACGAGAAAAATCTGAAAAAGGCAGGTCTGACCCAGTGA
- a CDS encoding Peptidase U32 gives MRKLELLSPAGDAERLGAAMDFGADAVYLAGREFGMRSSPANFDDAGLERAITSAHSRGAKIYLTCNTLPRNEELVRLPDFLSRAQEIGVDAFIVTDLGVLSLAKKYAPRVSVHISTQAGVVNYAAASAFYDMGASRVVLARELSLEEIAQIRAKTPSALELEVFVHGSMCVSFSGRCLLSNYLTGRDANRGDCAQPCRWSYSLMEEKRPGEYFPVEENGRGTFILNSKDLCMIRHIPELAAAGADSLKIEGRAKSAYYVAVTTNAYRSAIDEYARDPEAPLSPWVAEELNKISHREYTTGFYFGSPGQVYENGGYVRDYEVAAVCTGWENGMAVLSQRNRFFRGDTVDVLEPGEIPFSFPLEEIFDENMEPIDSAPHATMTVLAKCPRPLKAGALLRRAIIPKPSGKNPQEKGA, from the coding sequence GTGAGAAAATTGGAACTGCTCTCCCCGGCGGGCGACGCGGAGCGGCTCGGCGCCGCGATGGATTTCGGGGCCGACGCCGTTTATCTGGCGGGCCGGGAATTCGGGATGCGTTCCTCCCCCGCGAATTTTGACGACGCCGGGCTCGAACGCGCCATCACATCGGCGCACAGCCGGGGCGCAAAGATTTACCTGACCTGCAACACCCTGCCGCGCAATGAGGAGCTTGTGCGCCTGCCCGATTTTTTGAGCAGGGCGCAGGAAATCGGCGTGGACGCCTTTATCGTCACGGACCTGGGCGTGCTGAGCCTCGCCAAAAAATACGCGCCGCGCGTCTCCGTTCATATCTCCACACAGGCAGGGGTTGTCAACTACGCGGCCGCCTCAGCTTTCTACGACATGGGCGCGTCCCGCGTCGTGCTTGCGCGGGAGCTCAGTCTGGAAGAGATCGCGCAGATCCGCGCGAAAACCCCGTCCGCGCTGGAGCTGGAGGTCTTCGTCCACGGCTCCATGTGCGTTTCGTTTTCCGGCCGCTGCCTTCTTTCCAATTACCTGACGGGCAGGGACGCGAACCGGGGCGACTGCGCCCAGCCCTGCCGGTGGTCTTACAGCCTGATGGAAGAAAAGCGGCCCGGCGAGTACTTCCCGGTGGAGGAAAACGGGCGGGGGACGTTTATCCTGAATTCCAAAGACCTGTGCATGATCCGGCATATCCCCGAGCTGGCCGCCGCGGGCGCGGACAGCCTGAAGATCGAGGGGCGCGCGAAGTCCGCCTATTACGTGGCGGTGACGACGAACGCCTACCGCAGCGCGATCGACGAGTATGCGCGCGATCCGGAGGCGCCGCTCTCCCCGTGGGTCGCGGAGGAGCTGAACAAGATCAGCCACCGCGAATACACGACCGGGTTTTATTTCGGCAGCCCGGGGCAGGTGTATGAAAACGGGGGATATGTGCGCGACTACGAGGTCGCGGCCGTCTGTACGGGCTGGGAAAACGGCATGGCCGTCCTGTCGCAGCGCAACCGTTTTTTCCGCGGCGACACCGTCGACGTGCTCGAGCCCGGCGAGATCCCGTTTTCGTTTCCGCTGGAAGAAATTTTCGACGAAAATATGGAACCGATCGACTCGGCGCCGCACGCGACGATGACGGTGCTCGCGAAATGCCCCCGCCCGCTCAAAGCGGGCGCGCTTCTGCGCAGGGCCATAATCCCCAAGCCTTCGGGAAAAAATCCGCAGGAAAAAGGAGCGTGA
- a CDS encoding conserved protein of unknown function (Evidence 4 : Unknown function but conserved in other organisms), with protein sequence MNELQKLPMGFGMALFQNPAAARYFESLSEPERRKIVEQTHGITSKQEMQQFVSSLVGNPPASY encoded by the coding sequence ATGAACGAACTTCAGAAGCTGCCGATGGGCTTCGGCATGGCGCTGTTCCAGAATCCGGCAGCCGCCCGGTATTTTGAATCTTTGAGCGAGCCGGAGCGCCGGAAAATCGTCGAACAGACGCACGGGATCACATCAAAGCAGGAAATGCAGCAATTTGTGAGCAGTCTGGTGGGAAATCCGCCCGCTTCTTATTAA
- a CDS encoding GGDEF domain-containing protein — MIQVTDEQELVDFLKKFSRLFNLVRVVDPIGKKVLSCESRNEFAVAQSSCFDFWKNNTFCLNCVSSMAIAEDDTFLKIEYNKEKVFMVIASPIVFSGRKYVVEILKDITETGIIPGLKGKTIEGIYDMIESLNRKVITDELTQVFNRKYIDQRLPVDIYNAAANRVYLSAIMLDVDQFKEINDTYGHPCGDLVLQKTARIIESCIRDGDWISRYGGDEFLVVLPGASHDTAHKISEDIRRKAERESFEYNGADISFTVSIGSYTMVSMDTGPIPMERLLTLADQMMYRAKKSGKNKITD, encoded by the coding sequence ATGATCCAGGTCACGGACGAACAGGAACTGGTCGATTTCCTGAAAAAATTCAGCAGGCTTTTTAATCTGGTCCGGGTGGTCGACCCTATCGGGAAAAAGGTTCTGTCCTGCGAATCCCGGAATGAATTTGCGGTGGCGCAGTCCTCCTGCTTTGATTTCTGGAAAAATAATACCTTCTGCTTAAACTGTGTGTCATCCATGGCGATTGCGGAGGATGACACGTTTCTTAAAATCGAATACAACAAGGAAAAAGTATTTATGGTGATCGCGAGCCCCATCGTTTTCTCCGGACGGAAATATGTGGTGGAAATTCTGAAGGATATCACGGAAACGGGGATCATCCCCGGGCTGAAGGGCAAAACGATAGAGGGAATCTACGACATGATCGAATCGCTGAACCGCAAGGTGATCACCGACGAGCTGACCCAGGTATTCAACCGGAAATATATTGATCAAAGGCTCCCCGTCGATATTTACAACGCGGCCGCGAACCGGGTGTACCTGTCGGCCATCATGTTGGATGTCGACCAGTTCAAGGAGATCAACGACACCTACGGCCACCCCTGCGGGGATCTGGTTCTGCAGAAAACGGCGCGGATCATCGAATCCTGCATCCGGGACGGCGACTGGATCTCCCGCTACGGCGGAGACGAATTTCTGGTGGTGCTCCCTGGCGCTTCCCACGATACCGCCCACAAAATCAGCGAGGACATCCGCCGAAAGGCCGAACGGGAATCGTTTGAATACAACGGCGCAGACATTTCCTTCACCGTGAGCATCGGCAGTTATACCATGGTTTCGATGGACACCGGGCCGATCCCCATGGAACGTCTTCTAACCCTCGCCGACCAGATGATGTACCGGGCCAAAAAAAGCGGAAAAAACAAAATCACGGACTAA
- a CDS encoding Flavoprotein family protein — MEKIGIAVVGGGAAGLMAAGQAAARLKKSVGGVSVFEGAPRVGKKLLATGNGRCNLTNVRAAPSFYHGEPEQAEPLLQMISPAQVTDAFEEMGLFCREEEEGRVYPRSGQAASVLDALRLFLQRNGGSERCGAAISGIKRVPGGFLLRTAEGNEIHARRVILAQGGKASPQISSDGGIPLAEMLGHSVAPLFPALVPVRTNPELVRALKGVRSRGTVELLADGRPVKREEGEVQFTDRGLSGICVFQLSRAASEFFSRGTVCGRRCRKLEISLDLLPDFDCGQVLELLERLALLYPELPARELPFGLMNKRAGQEAVRRALLQDPGRKAEGVSREQLRAVAQTMKSYVFPVTGVLPWRDAQVTAGGVPLSQIVLPKMESRVCPGAYLAGEMLNLDGDCGGFNLHWAWISGIAAGRSAAESLLQEE, encoded by the coding sequence ATGGAGAAAATCGGCATAGCCGTTGTCGGCGGCGGCGCGGCGGGACTGATGGCGGCCGGACAGGCGGCGGCACGGCTCAAAAAAAGCGTGGGCGGCGTTTCTGTATTTGAGGGGGCGCCGCGCGTGGGGAAGAAGCTTCTCGCTACGGGCAACGGAAGATGCAATCTGACCAACGTGCGGGCGGCGCCTTCGTTTTATCACGGGGAACCGGAGCAGGCGGAGCCGCTGCTGCAGATGATCTCCCCGGCTCAGGTGACGGATGCTTTTGAAGAGATGGGACTTTTCTGCCGGGAGGAAGAGGAGGGCAGGGTCTACCCCCGCAGCGGACAGGCCGCCTCGGTTTTGGATGCGCTTCGCCTGTTCCTGCAAAGAAACGGGGGAAGCGAGCGGTGCGGCGCGGCAATCTCCGGAATCAAAAGGGTTCCGGGAGGATTCCTGCTCCGGACGGCGGAAGGAAACGAAATCCACGCGCGCAGGGTCATCCTCGCACAGGGGGGAAAGGCATCCCCCCAGATCAGTTCCGACGGCGGGATTCCCCTTGCCGAAATGCTGGGGCACAGCGTTGCGCCGCTCTTTCCGGCGCTGGTTCCGGTCAGAACAAACCCGGAGCTGGTGCGCGCGCTGAAAGGGGTGCGAAGCCGCGGAACGGTGGAGCTTTTGGCGGATGGCCGCCCGGTGAAAAGGGAAGAGGGCGAGGTCCAGTTTACCGACCGCGGCCTTTCGGGAATCTGCGTTTTTCAGCTTTCCCGGGCCGCGTCGGAGTTCTTTTCGCGCGGGACTGTCTGCGGCCGGCGTTGCCGGAAGCTTGAAATCTCGCTCGACCTACTCCCGGATTTTGATTGCGGGCAGGTTCTGGAGCTGCTGGAACGATTGGCCCTTCTTTACCCGGAGCTGCCCGCCCGCGAGTTGCCGTTCGGCCTGATGAACAAACGGGCGGGACAGGAGGCCGTCAGAAGGGCCTTACTGCAGGATCCCGGCCGGAAGGCGGAGGGGGTTTCGCGGGAGCAGCTTCGCGCGGTGGCCCAAACAATGAAAAGTTATGTTTTTCCCGTTACCGGCGTGCTTCCCTGGCGGGACGCTCAGGTGACCGCGGGCGGCGTTCCGCTTTCCCAGATCGTTTTGCCGAAAATGGAATCCCGGGTCTGCCCCGGCGCCTATCTTGCCGGCGAAATGCTGAATCTGGACGGCGACTGCGGCGGGTTCAATCTGCACTGGGCTTGGATTAGTGGGATTGCAGCCGGGCGCAGCGCGGCGGAGTCCCTGTTACAGGAGGAGTAG
- a CDS encoding Pyridine nucleotide-disulfide oxidoreductase, protein MLKISEIPLPLDAGKEELVRRAALRLRVRPEEIRSLKILKKSVDARKKRDIHFVYSVQAELSRGEDEVLARSRDQKVSAAKPYRYLLPPHRELGSRPVVVGFGPAGMFAALILAQAGQRPIALERGADVEKRARLVSGFWHGGALCTESNVQFGEGGAGTFSDGKLTTGTKDPRANKVLEEFVQAGAPEEILYSAKPHIGTDRLPSVVKNIRQKITSLGGEIFFETKMARLILKDGSIRALEAVHDGAARTIESSHVILAVGHSARDTFEMLLKVGVMMEQKPFSIGARIEHSQRMVDVSQYGEFAGNPALGAADYRLAVHLENGRGVYTFCMCPGGSVVAAASEEERLVTNGMSNFARDGQNANSALLVGVGPLDFQSPNPLAGMYFQRKWEEAAFHLGGGDYRAPAQRVGDFLKHRASDSFGSVTPTYRPGVTPCSLDGCLPEFAAESMRLGIVKMDARLHGFANPDAVLTGMETRSSSPVRILRGEDGLSRSVGGLYPCGEGAGYAGGIISAAVDGIRCAENLLTLSEP, encoded by the coding sequence ATGCTGAAAATATCGGAAATCCCGCTTCCTTTGGATGCGGGCAAAGAAGAGCTGGTTCGTCGGGCGGCCCTGCGCCTTCGGGTCAGGCCGGAGGAAATCCGTTCCCTGAAGATCCTGAAAAAATCGGTGGATGCGCGTAAAAAGCGGGACATCCACTTTGTTTATTCGGTGCAGGCAGAACTTTCACGCGGGGAAGACGAGGTGCTCGCCCGCAGCCGGGACCAGAAAGTCTCTGCCGCGAAACCGTACCGGTATCTTCTGCCGCCGCACCGCGAACTCGGCAGCCGGCCGGTCGTCGTCGGGTTCGGCCCGGCGGGCATGTTTGCCGCGCTGATTCTGGCGCAGGCGGGCCAGCGCCCGATCGCTCTGGAACGGGGCGCCGATGTGGAAAAACGGGCGCGCCTGGTTTCGGGATTCTGGCACGGCGGGGCGCTCTGTACGGAATCGAACGTCCAGTTCGGCGAGGGCGGCGCAGGCACCTTTTCGGACGGAAAGCTGACTACCGGAACCAAAGACCCGCGGGCGAACAAGGTGCTTGAGGAATTCGTTCAGGCCGGGGCGCCGGAAGAAATTCTGTATTCGGCAAAGCCCCACATCGGCACAGACCGCCTGCCGTCCGTGGTAAAAAACATCCGGCAAAAAATAACCTCCCTCGGCGGGGAGATCTTTTTTGAAACGAAAATGGCCCGCCTGATTTTAAAGGACGGTTCCATCCGCGCGTTGGAGGCAGTGCACGACGGGGCGGCGCGCACCATTGAAAGCAGCCATGTGATTCTGGCGGTCGGCCACAGCGCGCGGGATACCTTTGAAATGCTTTTGAAGGTGGGCGTCATGATGGAGCAAAAACCGTTTTCCATCGGCGCGCGCATCGAACACAGCCAGCGGATGGTGGATGTCTCCCAGTATGGGGAGTTCGCGGGGAATCCCGCCCTTGGGGCGGCGGATTACCGGCTTGCGGTCCACCTGGAAAACGGCAGGGGCGTCTACACGTTCTGCATGTGTCCGGGCGGCAGCGTCGTCGCCGCGGCGTCCGAAGAGGAGCGGCTCGTCACGAACGGCATGAGCAATTTCGCGCGCGATGGACAAAACGCGAATTCCGCCCTCTTGGTCGGCGTTGGCCCGTTGGATTTTCAAAGCCCGAATCCGCTGGCCGGCATGTATTTTCAGCGGAAATGGGAAGAAGCCGCTTTCCATCTTGGCGGCGGGGATTACCGGGCGCCCGCCCAGCGGGTCGGGGACTTCCTGAAGCACCGCGCCTCGGATTCTTTCGGGAGCGTGACGCCCACCTACCGGCCCGGCGTCACCCCGTGCAGCCTGGACGGCTGCCTGCCGGAGTTTGCCGCGGAGTCGATGCGCCTTGGCATCGTGAAGATGGATGCTAGGCTGCATGGCTTTGCCAACCCCGATGCGGTTCTGACCGGGATGGAGACCAGAAGCTCGTCTCCGGTTCGCATCCTCCGCGGGGAAGACGGCCTGTCCCGCTCCGTCGGCGGGCTTTATCCGTGCGGCGAAGGGGCGGGCTATGCCGGCGGGATCATCTCGGCGGCAGTGGACGGAATCCGCTGCGCGGAAAACCTGCTGACCTTGTCTGAACCATAA
- a CDS encoding Tnp_DDE_dom domain-containing protein: protein MMGNLLAVVVHAANIHDTKSGIEPAKLAFKRYSSIQRFCADAGYRGTFVLDVDKALGLGVDISEKIKPHQWEKLPWRWVVERTFSWLNNSRRLSKDYEITTDSAETIVKISHFHTLLKRL from the coding sequence GTGATGGGAAATCTGCTTGCAGTCGTCGTCCATGCGGCGAATATTCATGACACGAAGTCGGGCATTGAACCGGCAAAACTTGCTTTTAAGCGCTACTCATCCATCCAAAGATTCTGCGCTGACGCGGGATATCGCGGTACTTTTGTTCTTGATGTGGATAAGGCCCTTGGCCTTGGCGTGGACATTTCGGAAAAAATCAAACCGCACCAGTGGGAAAAGCTTCCCTGGCGTTGGGTGGTTGAGCGTACCTTTAGTTGGCTGAATAACTCCCGTCGTCTCAGCAAGGATTATGAAATTACTACCGATTCTGCTGAAACTATCGTTAAAATCTCTCACTTTCATACACTGCTTAAACGCTTGTGA
- a CDS encoding transposase, translated as MKKDEKRRQGYPSDLTDKQWAEIEPLYSGLREYKWSKRELTDAVLYFVKTGCQWRHLPHDFPPYSTVHSFYRRARISGLWNRILQHMVVKTREDAGRKAEPSYGIIDSQSVKTVAASEKRGIDGGKKRKDASGTSS; from the coding sequence ATGAAAAAAGATGAAAAGCGAAGGCAGGGATACCCAAGCGACCTGACCGACAAGCAATGGGCAGAGATAGAACCACTATATTCTGGGTTAAGAGAATATAAGTGGTCAAAACGCGAGTTGACGGATGCCGTTTTGTATTTTGTCAAAACAGGCTGTCAATGGCGTCATTTACCGCATGACTTTCCACCCTATTCAACAGTACACAGTTTCTATCGGCGCGCTCGGATCAGCGGCCTTTGGAATAGAATATTGCAACATATGGTGGTAAAGACGCGTGAAGATGCGGGCCGAAAAGCAGAACCGAGCTATGGAATTATCGACTCTCAAAGTGTCAAGACTGTAGCCGCAAGCGAGAAACGCGGTATTGACGGAGGGAAAAAACGAAAGGACGCAAGCGGCACATCGTCGTAG
- a CDS encoding protein of unknown function (Evidence 5 : Unknown function) has product MTKYKTASVNSRFDHLYSLNPEYSGSISAHCLSVRSLGYPCLRFSSFFICSFYHIFACEYNFIVFRSCSEQSGQMERLCKNVFIIRLKIIFNFQFC; this is encoded by the coding sequence TTGACAAAATACAAAACGGCATCCGTCAACTCGCGTTTTGACCACTTATATTCTCTTAACCCAGAATATAGTGGTTCTATCTCTGCCCATTGCTTGTCGGTCAGGTCGCTTGGGTATCCCTGCCTTCGCTTTTCATCTTTTTTCATATGCTCATTTTATCATATCTTCGCTTGTGAATACAACTTCATAGTTTTCAGAAGCTGCTCCGAGCAATCCGGCCAAATGGAGCGGCTCTGCAAAAACGTTTTTATCATCCGGTTAAAAATCATTTTCAACTTCCAGTTCTGCTAG
- a CDS encoding protein of unknown function (Evidence 5 : Unknown function) encodes MRLVPNFFVRYNRKYLAELEVENDF; translated from the coding sequence ATGCGGCTTGTACCTAATTTTTTTGTGCGATATAATAGAAAATATCTAGCAGAACTGGAAGTTGAAAATGATTTTTAA
- a CDS encoding protein of unknown function (Evidence 5 : Unknown function), translating into MFNEWYAKDISKKRRIVNKLKGNSGVPLSPPPYGYKKDPDDAKRWIVDEEAAVVVRRIYQMALDGYGLSETTAALARDGILNPMSYWQSKGINRGGTKSSVLPTQWGHTTIRKILTMQEYCGDVINFKTYSKSYKMKKRIANDEENRVVFSNANEAIIDRKTWEKVQSLRRGTRRKKPTVSGERSIFSGLLKCPECGGNLNYHFNQGNHDIKFFSCCNHNTGYRKCTSTHYIRLDFLEQVVLQEIRRLTKFADEYEDDFVKEIIGHSAKTAACERSLRQKELDGLLARDKELDTLFERLYEDNVSGKINDERFAKMSKKYEQEQGENAAKVKALKSELRKAGGQLMTADNFLETIRQYTNAQELSQRMVTELIDHIDVYHAEKVGGQTVQRITIFYNCIGAFTVPERESIPEADVRLKTRKGVALSYSQAKAG; encoded by the coding sequence CCTATGGGTATAAGAAAGACCCTGACGACGCGAAACGCTGGATTGTGGACGAGGAAGCCGCCGTTGTCGTTCGCCGCATTTATCAAATGGCGCTTGACGGATACGGCCTTTCCGAAACCACCGCCGCGCTGGCGCGGGACGGAATTCTCAATCCCATGTCCTACTGGCAAAGCAAAGGAATCAATCGTGGCGGGACAAAAAGTTCCGTTTTGCCCACGCAATGGGGACATACCACGATCAGAAAAATTCTGACCATGCAGGAGTATTGCGGCGATGTAATTAACTTCAAAACTTATTCTAAATCGTACAAGATGAAAAAGCGTATCGCCAACGACGAGGAAAACCGCGTTGTATTTTCCAACGCCAACGAAGCCATCATTGACAGGAAAACATGGGAGAAGGTTCAGAGCTTACGCCGTGGCACACGCCGAAAAAAGCCGACGGTCAGCGGAGAACGGAGCATTTTCTCGGGACTGCTAAAATGCCCTGAATGTGGCGGCAATCTCAACTATCACTTCAATCAGGGCAACCACGACATCAAGTTTTTTAGCTGCTGCAACCACAATACTGGATACCGAAAATGCACCTCTACCCATTACATCCGGCTGGATTTCTTGGAACAGGTGGTATTACAGGAAATACGCCGTCTCACAAAGTTTGCCGACGAGTATGAAGATGATTTCGTGAAAGAAATCATTGGCCACTCGGCAAAGACGGCGGCATGTGAACGGTCGCTGAGGCAAAAGGAGCTTGACGGTCTGCTGGCGCGGGATAAGGAACTGGACACCCTTTTTGAACGGTTATATGAGGACAACGTATCCGGGAAGATCAACGACGAGCGGTTTGCCAAAATGTCTAAAAAGTACGAACAGGAGCAGGGTGAAAACGCCGCCAAAGTCAAGGCGCTCAAATCGGAGTTGCGGAAAGCGGGCGGGCAACTCATGACCGCCGACAATTTCTTGGAGACGATTCGCCAGTATACCAACGCACAGGAGCTTTCACAGCGGATGGTGACGGAGTTGATCGACCACATCGACGTGTATCACGCCGAAAAGGTCGGCGGGCAGACTGTCCAGCGCATCACCATTTTTTACAACTGCATCGGAGCCTTTACCGTGCCGGAGCGCGAGAGTATCCCGGAAGCGGATGTACGCTTAAAAACGAGAAAAGGAGTAGCACTAAGCTACTCCCAAGCAAAAGCCGGATAA